The following are encoded in a window of Pseudoalteromonas tetraodonis genomic DNA:
- a CDS encoding isoamylase early set domain-containing protein: MLNKRFFKTKNEAEVTFEFSHPDADDVCLLGEFNDWQPVPMKHNKKLGVFKCKQRLPVDKEFHFRYLINGKQWDNDHQADGYIANNFGTENSIVNTQRIN; this comes from the coding sequence ATGTTGAATAAACGCTTTTTTAAAACAAAAAATGAAGCAGAAGTAACCTTTGAATTTTCTCACCCAGATGCAGATGATGTCTGTTTACTTGGAGAATTTAATGATTGGCAGCCGGTGCCAATGAAGCACAACAAAAAGCTTGGTGTATTTAAATGCAAGCAACGTCTTCCCGTTGATAAAGAGTTTCATTTTCGCTATTTAATAAATGGTAAACAGTGGGATAACGATCATCAGGCTGATGGGTATATTGCTAATAATTTTGGTACAGAAAATAGTATAGTAAATACACAACGCATTAATTAA